DNA from Gammaproteobacteria bacterium:
CCGCGGCCGCTGATCGAGGACGGCAGCGAGGAGTCCGATTCGACGAGTCTGGTGAACCTGAAAGCGGGTTATCGATTTACGGATCGATTTACGGTGGAGCTTGACGTGTTGAATCTGCTGGATTCGCAGGACTACGACATCACCTATATCTACGCCTTGCGCCTGGCCGGCGAACCAGCCGCGGGTATCGAAGACGAACACTTCCATCCCGTGGAACCGATCACCGCGCGGCTGTACGCGACCTGGCTTTTCTGATCCGTCACGCAAGCGATCAGTTGACGCCGCTAGCCTGTTACTGATACGTCTCCCCGTCGTGTTCGATCCATCCATCGGCGTGACTGGCGTCCGGATCGTGATGCGTCCAGTGAATCAAGCCGCCTTGCGAGGTCCATTCGTATTCACCATAGAACGTCACCTCATCGCCTTCCTTCAGTGCGGCGACTCTTGGCGCGAGATCGATATTGTGCACCACCAGCAAGGATTGTCCCGAGCCCAGCTCGACGATGAAACGCTGATGGCGGCTGCCGTCCAGATCATCGGAAAGTATTCTGGTAACGATGCCGTGGCCTTCGATCTGTAAACCGCTGCTGTGATTTTCGAGAGCGTCGGCGAATGCCTGATCGCTGTTTGAGGCGGGCGCGACCGCTTCGTACTGCGGCAATACTCCGCTCTGCAGAAACCCCACGGTGGTTGCGGCGGCGATGGCGACGACGAGGAGAAATTTCTTCATTTCACGCGTTGTTCAAAATTGAATCGACAGCGGCCGCGGCCGCGCGTGCATTGCTAAACATAACGCGGCCCGAACATGATGACCGCCATGCCGAGCCAGCAGAGACCCACGCCTAGCCAGTCCGTGAAAGTAGGCCGCACGGCATCCACGGCCCACAGCCAGGCCAGCGCTACGCCGATGTAAACGCCCCCATAGGCAGCGTAAACGCGGCCCGCCGCTTGCGGATGCAGCGAGAGCAACCACGCGAACGCGGCCAGGCTTAAAAACGCCGGCAACAGCAGCCACGCGGCACGCCCTTGCCTGAGCCATAGATAAGGCAGGTAACAACCGACGATTTCCGCGATCGCGGTGAGGATGAACAGGCCGAGCGTTTTCAGGATTTCCATGCGGAACCTGCGGCGCTGGATGCGGAAGCCGGATCGCCGTTGGGCACGTTCACTCTTCGGTCGACTAACGCGGCCAGTGCCGAGGAATATGCCGGCCGCTATCGTGACCGCTGGTGAGCTTATAGCTTGCCGTCTAGCCCCATCTGATAATACTTGTGAGTAATCTTGTCCTGGTTTTCCAGCAGCCAGTCGATGCTGGGCTCGTTGCGCATGGCCTTGTGAATGGCCTGCGCCATGGCCTTGCGGTGAATGTCGAACAGCACCTTGTGATCGAGGTTCTTGTCCTCCACCACGGACGGATTCAGCCACACCGAACAGATGATGCCTAGATCGTTGACCTT
Protein-coding regions in this window:
- a CDS encoding TonB-dependent receptor; the protein is PRPLIEDGSEESDSTSLVNLKAGYRFTDRFTVELDVLNLLDSQDYDITYIYALRLAGEPAAGIEDEHFHPVEPITARLYATWLF
- a CDS encoding DUF3465 domain-containing protein, with protein sequence MKKFLLVVAIAAATTVGFLQSGVLPQYEAVAPASNSDQAFADALENHSSGLQIEGHGIVTRILSDDLDGSRHQRFIVELGSGQSLLVVHNIDLAPRVAALKEGDEVTFYGEYEWTSQGGLIHWTHHDPDASHADGWIEHDGETYQ
- a CDS encoding YnfA family protein: MEILKTLGLFILTAIAEIVGCYLPYLWLRQGRAAWLLLPAFLSLAAFAWLLSLHPQAAGRVYAAYGGVYIGVALAWLWAVDAVRPTFTDWLGVGLCWLGMAVIMFGPRYV